The genomic interval CGGTGCCGGGCTCGCCTCCCGCTACGGCAGGAGCACGTAGCTGTCGTGCTACGCCTTGCGAACCTTCCCGGCCGAGAGGCAGCGGGTGCACACGCGAACGTGCTTCCGGTCGCCCTCGGCGGTGACAATATGAACACGACGAAGATTCGGCAACCAGCTGCGCCGCGTCTTGTTGTTGGCGTGACTCACATTCTTGCCGAACGTGGTGCCCTTCGTACAAACGTAACAAACCCGAGCCATCGGGTGCCTCTCCTTCCGTGATGCGAGCGGGCCTGCAGCCCGCTCAGCTGCCTGCGGGTTCGACCCGCCGCGCCGATATGAATGTCGAACCGAACTCCGCCAGCATCCGCTGATCAGC from Longimicrobiales bacterium carries:
- the rpmB gene encoding 50S ribosomal protein L28, with translation MARVCYVCTKGTTFGKNVSHANNKTRRSWLPNLRRVHIVTAEGDRKHVRVCTRCLSAGKVRKA